The following proteins are co-located in the Stegostoma tigrinum isolate sSteTig4 chromosome 39, sSteTig4.hap1, whole genome shotgun sequence genome:
- the LOC125447632 gene encoding gremlin-1-like isoform X1: MESKTGGMFCSILMLLIISGLSCAEETLERGRTPGAVPSPGKGHRGDVGRPRKVKEKEDILDSNQALIVTERRNVRRDWCKSHPLIQTLKEEGCISRTVINRFCYGQCNSFYIPSHEHGGEPFRSCSFCKPKKFNSVTVTFNCPSLRPSSKRRRIQLVKDCRCISIDLD, encoded by the coding sequence GATGTTTTGCAGTATTCTGATGTTATTAATCATTTCTGGCCTTTCATGCGCTGAAGAGACCCTGGAACGTGGTAGGACTCCTGGTGCAGTTCCATCTCCGGGGAAAGGACACCGCGGCGACGTGGGCCGACCACGCAAGGTGAAGGAAAAGGAAGACATCTTGGATTCCAACCAAGCGCTGATTGTCACGGAGCGCCGCAACGTGCGCCGGGATTGGTGCAAATCCCACCCGCTCATCCAGACGCTGAAGGAGGAGGGCTGCATCAGTCGCACAGTGATCAACCGATTCTGCTACGGCCAGTGTAACTCGTTCTACATCCCCAGCCATGAACATGGCGGTGAGCCCTTCCGCTCATGCTCCTTCTGCAAGCCCAAGAAGTTCAACAGTGTCACCGTCACCTTCAACTGCCCCAGCCTCCGGCCTTCATCAAAGCGCAGGAGGATTCAATTGGTGAAGGATTGTCGTTGTATCTCCATAGACTTGGATtag
- the LOC125447632 gene encoding gremlin-1-like isoform X2, translating into MFCSILMLLIISGLSCAEETLERGRTPGAVPSPGKGHRGDVGRPRKVKEKEDILDSNQALIVTERRNVRRDWCKSHPLIQTLKEEGCISRTVINRFCYGQCNSFYIPSHEHGGEPFRSCSFCKPKKFNSVTVTFNCPSLRPSSKRRRIQLVKDCRCISIDLD; encoded by the coding sequence ATGTTTTGCAGTATTCTGATGTTATTAATCATTTCTGGCCTTTCATGCGCTGAAGAGACCCTGGAACGTGGTAGGACTCCTGGTGCAGTTCCATCTCCGGGGAAAGGACACCGCGGCGACGTGGGCCGACCACGCAAGGTGAAGGAAAAGGAAGACATCTTGGATTCCAACCAAGCGCTGATTGTCACGGAGCGCCGCAACGTGCGCCGGGATTGGTGCAAATCCCACCCGCTCATCCAGACGCTGAAGGAGGAGGGCTGCATCAGTCGCACAGTGATCAACCGATTCTGCTACGGCCAGTGTAACTCGTTCTACATCCCCAGCCATGAACATGGCGGTGAGCCCTTCCGCTCATGCTCCTTCTGCAAGCCCAAGAAGTTCAACAGTGTCACCGTCACCTTCAACTGCCCCAGCCTCCGGCCTTCATCAAAGCGCAGGAGGATTCAATTGGTGAAGGATTGTCGTTGTATCTCCATAGACTTGGATtag